TATACACAGAGCAAAACCAAAAGCACTAAGATGCATACCGTGTTCTGCCCAAGAGGAGCTCTGAGAGCCAGCTGATCAAATGTCAAGCATTCACCACCAGCCTTCTCAATCCTTGCCCTTGCTCTCTCTGTGAACCTCAGGGCAGTCACTTTCAGACAAGGGACTTCGTACACTCGGAGATCATCGGTAACAGTTCCAACAACCACAGCAATCTTACCCTCCTGTAATCAAATCCAACAACAGAATTAATCAAAGACAAAAACATGTTATATCTATTTTCCATTTGGTTGCTGAAAGAAAAAACGTACAGAGGAAGCAAGATAACACCGTTTAGAGTTCTTGTTGCTGgagaacaaagaaaacaaaaaaccctGCCCCAACCAAACACCAACACCTATGATTTCTACTTCAGTTACCAAAATGATTGTATAactaggaaaataaattaaaacaaaacctcGAATCCAAACCAACTCAAGGTTGTTATAGAttccactaatttttttcactttcaagGGACAGATACAACCCAAAATGTTCTGTCCTtttcccaattttctttttacctaGTAAAGTAATTTTAAAGCACCTATCACGCTTAGTTGAGCAGATTTTTCCGCAGCAAAACAACAACACTCTGTTTGGCCGATGAGAAAACGCAGGAAACTAAACTAAATGAAAACTTTGAATCTAAACCTTCTGTTATATTATAACAGAATCGAGGTTATGACAAAATCCACCAATTTTTAACAGACCAACGAAAATTCTCtcctttttctccattttctccgCTTCCACGCTGactataaaatcaaaattccatCTTCTTCTCTTTCCCCAGTTTCCCCAGCAATCAAACATTTATTAATCAATACATAAAAAGAGAAACAAGAACCCACCTTTCCGCCCATGTAACGAACCAAACGGGAAAGTGACAAAGGCGGCTTATTGACCTTGCTCATGAAGAGCCGCTTCAGTATCACCGCATTGAATTTGCTCCCAGTCCTCCGCACCAAAAATCGGTACAGCTAATCACAAAACCACCGAACCCAACGAATCATTGACATTCTCAATCCACATGCCTATCATTAATCTACAAggaaatgaataaacaaaaaccTTGACGAGGAGTTTGAGGTAA
Above is a genomic segment from Vitis riparia cultivar Riparia Gloire de Montpellier isolate 1030 chromosome 7, EGFV_Vit.rip_1.0, whole genome shotgun sequence containing:
- the LOC117918497 gene encoding 60S ribosomal protein L18-2, whose protein sequence is MGIDLVAGGKSKRTKRTAPKSDDIYLKLLVKLYRFLVRRTGSKFNAVILKRLFMSKVNKPPLSLSRLVRYMGGKEGKIAVVVGTVTDDLRVYEVPCLKVTALRFTERARARIEKAGGECLTFDQLALRAPLGQNTVLLRGPKNAREAVKHFGKAPGVPHSHTKPYVRSKGRKFERARGRRNSRGFRV